caccgccaccacgccgtcgtgctgccgggattccaaggaggatctactacttccgctgccgctggaatggggagaaggacgtcgacatcaacaccgaacgtgtgaccgagtacggaggtgctgcccgattgtggcaccgtcaagatcttctaagcgcttttgaaagcggcaagtgatcatctaccgcagcaacgagagcctcctcttgtaggctttggaaatcttcaagggttagtctcgttcatcctctcgttgctcccatcttctagattgcatcttggcttggattgcgttctcgcggtaggaatttttttgttttctatgctacgaatccctgcagttcaatcgatcactaagttatcgctgaatatgtgggagccattatggatctccaggtcccgctattggttattggtcggagaggagtctcgatcatgtccgcatagttcacgaaccgtagggtgacgcgcttaaggttcgatatcgcataagtagattgggaatatgagatggagaccgaagtttgttcggagtctcggatgggatccacgacatcacgaggaggtccggaatggtccggagaataagattcatataagggaagttgatttctaggtttcagaaaagttcgggattttccgGTTCTAGAAGGGAAGACTCGgagggttctagaaggttccgggagtcccaccagtgggcccacgaccctaggaggcctagcatgggccgagggaatgcaccctagcctaatgggccatggGAACATGCccccaaggcccagccggccaaccccTTTAGGTTTTCCCCAAACCCtaaaggggggatcaacttggaggGGAAGTTTCCCCCCTTCCCCCTTGGGCTGCTGGCCataggcttggaggaggggccaaggaaaACCCTGGCCggcctcccccctatataaagaggtgaGGGGGAAGGGGGCGCAGCCCTCCTTCACCCCTGACCCtctggccgccccctctctcctccaccatagtctgctccggcttaggcgaagccctacaccttttctcctccaccaccaccaccaccacgccgtcgtgctgctgggattccgaggagatctaccacacctccgctgcccactggaacggggagagaacGTGCTTCattgacaccgtacgcacgattgagtacggaagtgctgccgaattGCAGCacgggacgatcgactacatcaacaacgagatctaatcttctcgttgcttcgatcttggtagattagtCTCACActcttctcgttgcttcgatcttggtagattagatcttgcttcttcctagattggatcttggtttttgttcatttcacggtagaatttttttattttccatgcaacgaacccatcaggcCTGCCTTTGTTAAGAACCTGTTATTTTGTTAGTTGTTGTATACAGCTTatgatctatccctattctactatacttTGTTGGCCCTATTTTGTTTTCTTGATTTATTATGAcggtgtgaatttatcgtacattagcATTGagctttgcttctagatttaactagatACTCCCTCCATTTAGAAATATAAGATTGTTTAGATGTTTTTAGAGTGGACTGCATTCAAACTAAAAAGAGTGAACCTACACATtaaaactagactagatacaaactaaAGTAGATGAATCAAAGAAAAAACCAAAACGTCTTATATACATGCACGGAAGGAGTACATATGAACCAAGATAGGTGAGGTCAttaatatggaccagagggagtactagatttgctgccatattgggcaaaaaacgaggccaaaaggcacaaataattgaagaaacacagaaatagaagcttctctagatttgatactaacttGGTGAAAGAAGACAGAGAGATAAAGAGTggaaaaaggtgctcttaaaaatgtcaatttgggccgagagagacagaacccagctcctgctcacgtacaaccaaacgcggtctcaacCTATCCCACGCGGTCCATTTCTACCAGCGCCACACGacacggccccacacgtcagcacggaacggttaaGTAAACGAGAATcctcccgtccgagctccttctgcgggtttcagacaacggcttgggaaaaactgaggaaaaactaaggagttgGGAAAaattgagtacaactaaggacccgatggcacgaaaatagaaatccctaaaaagtAAAGAAAAAACGTGGAACGATTTCACGGAAAAAAGACAAagggaaaaaagaaatagaaacatGTGTGCATGTACTACCAGCTTTTTTGCGAGAAGTACACTAATCATTCATAGAGTTCAACATGAGTACGAGGAATCCCAAGAGTAATAAGAACTACAAATAGTTCACTGGACCACATAGTGGTGATTACAAGCACTCGAACAAGTCGAATGTGTGATGACATCCTCGCCTTTCCCTCATTCGAGCTGAGCAAAGCTTGTCATAGTAGAGGTTGTTGTAGTAGACAAAGGGAAAGTCATCGTAATAAAGGCCTCAAAGGACCAGCGCACGAGATCAGCAACCATCACTGATGCAGCAAAACGTAGATCGGGATGAACACTGACCAAATCCCGTGAGATCTGCCAGAGACAAACCTCAACACACCCTCCGACAATTCTAGAATCACCGGCAAGATGGAGGCTAGGCGGGTAGACTTTTTGCATCTTCAGGGATTCACCACCGTTTCTTGTGTAGGACTCAAACCCTACCAAAACTAAGGAAATTATTGAAACACATAGATCTACCACCGATAAGGACCGAAATTCACCGCGCTTACATGGCCCTAAGGCCACGAGAGGTGAGGCAGATCGATCATGTCGCCGACAAGAGGCAGGGAAGCCCTAGTCGCCTATGTGTGTCTCGGGAAACTTGGGTACAAAGGTACTAGGAACTAGATTGATCGATCCATCTAACCCGGGAAAATATCCTCGTCGATCATAGCTCAGTTGCTCCTAACGGAGAAAAAACATACATATTGGTTCGAATTTGAAATCTTGGTTGATTAGAATGATGAGGCATGTAGAAATGTCAATCACTGCTCTGTATCAGTGAAAGCAAATATGTAAAATGTTCTGAGCCCATGACAGTTATCGTTAAGGAGACTATGTCTCATAGTTTTTGTGTTGCCCGCAAGATGATGATTGATGTTTGCTTGTTCTTGTTGATTTTTGGGGCGATTTTCTCTTTACTTTAATAATTCTGTTATATGCATCTCTTACACACAAGTAACTTCTTACAACATGTTGTTGAAGGCTGATATTAACATATTACCCTTTAGTAAATAGAAGGAGTACCCAAGTACACAATATATTTAATATTTACCGAATGTCTTTCGTTGCAAAGATGGGTGGTTAAGATATAGTTTTTGACATATGACCGGTGGTCTTGGTATAGCCTAATTTTCAAATAAGATGATTAGACTTGCATGGACGGTAGCAAGTAATTACTGAGTTGACTTGCAATTGTCTGACCTGACATTCACATGTTCATGCACATGCCGTTCACATGTTCGGGCACATGCTTCAGTTGAGTGGGTGTTTGTACTACTCCTTCCATCCCAAAATAGGTTGCATATAGTGTGTAGTTAAAGATGAACTATTTAAAGTTTGACTAACtacatgaaaaataaaaatatctACAATACGAATGCACATAAGATGAAGATACATTTTGTGATCGCTCTAACAATAATATTTTGAAAATATAGATGTTGACCTATTTTTTATATAGTTGGTCAAACTTTAAGAAATATAAGAaatatctggtgggggattggtgTGGAATGGGACACAGATTTAGATCATATTGACATGATGATATATgcgaaaaagaaaaagaacaatgtCCTTCTTCAAAGAAAGAATCGCTAGACGCTGGGGTATATGGAACTAAAGAAATAAGATCATTCTTTATCAGGCATAGAGAGATCAAGAAACATGCATGTCACATTACTATCAAAGGTTACATTGACATGATTAGACATAGAGCTAAGTCTAGTCTTAACGAGTGTATGTAGGCCAAGTTTGGTACTTTGTAAATTTCTTTATCTTTTTGTAACACCGTCCATCTGTACAGATCCATTTAtaaaatgaaaatgaaatggtAGAGGCATTCCTACTATACTTTGAATTTTAGAAAAAAGTGAAATAAACTTTGGCATCCATGGAAGGAATCATGACGACGGGAGGAGCAAATATATCACCAAAGTTGAACAAAATTTAGAACTCACAGTAGAGAAAACAATGAATTGTACAATGCGGAAAAAGTGTAAACACATCAGGAACAAAAATGaagaaaaaacatgaaaaacatatgAGCATGTTttagaaataaaaatgataagagaACTaacaaaaaaataaagaaaaaatgtGGAACGATATCAAGGAAAACAGACAAAGGGAAGAAAGAAATAGAAACGTGTGTGCATATACTACCAACTTTTTTGCGAGAAGTACACCAATCATTCATAAAGTTCAACATGAGTACGAGGAATCCCAAGAGTAATAAGAACTACAAAAAGTTCACTGGACCACATAGTGATGACTAAAAGCACTCGAACAAGCCGAAGGTGTGACGGCATCCTCGCCTTTCCCTCATTGGAGCCGAGCAACATTGGAGCCGAGAAAAACTTGTCGTAGTAGAGGTTGTTGTAGTAGCCAACGGAAAGTTATCGTGATAAAGGCCTCAAAGGAGCAGCGCACGAGAGCAGCGACCATCGTCAATGAAGCAAAACGTAGATCGGAATGAACGCCGACCAAATCTTGCGAGATCTGCTAGAGACAAACCTCAACACACCCTCCGAAAACGCTAGAATCACCGCCAAGATGGAGGCTAGGCGGGCAGACTTTTTCCATCTTCAGGGATTCACCACCGCTTCTTGTGTAGGACTCAAACCCTAAAAAACTAAAGAAATTATTGAAACACATAGCCCTAACACCGATAAGGACCGGAATCCACCGCGCTTGCATGGCCCTAAGGCCACGAGAGGTGAGGCGGATCGATCACGTCGCCGACAAGAGGCAGGGAAGCCCTAGTCGCCTATCCGTGTCTCGGGAAAATGGGGGTACACAGGTACTAGGAACTAGCTTGATCGATCCATCTAACCCGGGAAAAATATCCTCATCGATCCTAGCTCAGTTGCTCCTAATGGAGAAAAAGCATACATATAGGTTCGAATCTAGAATCTCGATTGATTAGAATGATGATGCATGTAGAAATGCCAAGGTGAAAGTAAACATGTAAAATGGTCTGAGCCCATGACATTTATCGTTAAGGAGACTATGTCTCGTAGTTTTGGTGTTGTCACCGAGATAAAGATTGATGTTTGGTTGTTCTTGTTGATTTTTTTGGgttattttctcttttctttaatAATTCTGTTTTTAAGCATCTCTTACACACAAGTAACTTCTTATAACATGTTGTTGAATGGTCATATTAATATATTACCCTTTAGTAAATAGAAGGAGTACCCAACTACATAGTATATTTAATATTTACCGAAGCCCGGTGTTAAGATTTAGTTTTCGACTTATGACCAGTGGTCTTCGTCTAGCCTAATTTTCAAATAACATGATTAGACTTGTCTGGACGGTAGCGAGTAATTATTGAGTTGACTTGCAATAGTCTGACCTAACGTTCACATGTTCATGCACATGCTGTTCACATGTTCGGGCACGTGCTTCAGTTGAGTGGGTGTTTTCAAAATAGTTTGGTGTGTAGTTAAAGGTAAACTATTTAAAGTTTGACTAACTGTATAAAAAATAGAAATATCtacaataccaatgcacataataTGAAGATACATTTTGTGATCGCTATAACAATAATGTTTTGAAAATATAGATTTTGACCTATTTTTTATATAGTTGGTCAAACTTAGAAATTTACTTTTGATTAAAAATTATATTTTATTTTAGGAAGGAGGGAGTATAGTTTCGACAAGTTTGTTTAATTTTGAGCCATAGGTAGTAAGGGCGTAAGGGGTTGACATTTGACCGCACAGGGGCAAATTAGTAATTTCAAATTTGTCTATATATAGCCATTGTCCTTCAGCCCGAGTTCTACTAACCCGCGCATGTTGCAGCTGGTTATCAATCCACTCTCGTCAAAGTGAAACACGGCATACTCACCAACTGAAAAAAGTCTTCTCATCCACCAATAGATATGCGTATGCCTTGGAGCACCAAGGTGATTTGTTGTTCTCCCTTGCAAATTATAATGTTGCTGCCCTTTCTTTTGTAATTTCTGATTGCACTTCGGGGAGTTCATAGGGCAAAGACATCATCATCAGCGCTACATTTCAGATCTAACATACTGTACTCTgagtttatttatttttttaaataGTAAATCGTAAATATTTCAAGAAAGTTCCAATCCATTTAGTTGAGTAGTTTATGTGTAAACAATTTCTCATTTAGATCAGTAGTTTATGAGTAAATAGTTTCGTGGGGATTATTGAAAACAAAAAATGCTATTTAGTCGAAATGGATTGAAACTTTATCATAATATACAAGGAAACATTCATGATTTACTAGGTTTTTTAAACTTTTCTGACCACTTTGAACTTTTAATTCAAATATAGGTTAATCTTGTACGTTAGATCTTAAATGAAGGGCTGCAAATGATTAATTTACTCTGGTGATTTTGCTTCTCAAAGTCTTGAAACTGAATCCTCTCACGACCGCGACGACGAACTAGATCCACCAACCACAAACCTGCCATCCACCTCTTCCCTTCCCCTCTTTTCTGAGCTTCTCGCCACGAGCCAGATTTCGCGTGACCGGCAGAAGTTGGACGGGCCTTCTTTCTCCTCGGGGAGTACATCGCCTGCTCGGTCAGCCGTGGCGGCTCCTCCACGTGAGGCCGCTCGGTGCGCACCTTCCCAGAGCATGTTCGACAGATTGCTTCCATGGTGGTTGGACCCTAGGTGGTGGCTGCAACTAGTGTGGACCCCAAGCGGAGGGACGCTACACGCCTGGCAGACTGCTCGGCGGAAAAAGGCTACCCCGTAATCATTCATATAGATAGTCACTGGCACTACCTCTGTTCATACGAGAATACTGCAAGTTTTTctaaatatagatgtatctagacactcttCAGTGTATaaatacattcaaatttagacaaatttatAGCAATCTTTAATGGACATAGGAAGTAGAACTATGAAGTTTATATGACAGGAGACGTTTTGGCTCATAGAAGAATTTGCATCTATTAtgtaaaataattaaaaaacaattttagttttttttttaaagTTCTGACATATTTATGATGTACATTATGACATTTTATGTAAGTGCACAAGTTTTtgtgaaaaaaatattttttatttggcatgtacaaaaaaatgtcatgtacgtagtcgtgttgtaATCAAAAAATTTCTTTTTACAGGAGACACAGAAGAAAAAAAATTCTAgaaacttgtgtacgaacataaaatgtctaTATATACATGCGAAATTTTGTTTCGGAATTTTTTTACACTTCAAATGTATATTCATATAACGGGTTCATATGCTCCTATGAGTCAAAGCGAATTTCCCGTTTATATGTTGTAACCTAAATAGTGATGAAGGTCTAGCTAGGGAAAAATGGTTAGATTTTTTTAGCTAATCTTACAAACTGAAAATTTAATTATATTTTCTTAATGAAAACTAAATAATAATAAGAAATTTCATTTTTGTTAATTTTCTTGAACTTGATTTTTGTTAACAACAAATTCCTTTTGAAATACATTACATTTTAGACAGACAGATGCGTTCATGCTGCAAATGAAGTTTTTTTTCGATGAATATATTAAAATAATTAATAAATAATATATTTTTGAAAGTTTTATTCATATTATTTTTTAATTGTCCCAATAGTACACTTATAAAAGTAAAGAGCAGCTTGGCAACAAATTTCTAAAATATAATTCATGCTAAAATGGAGCTTGATTTTTTTATATGTTCGTACTCATACAGAATTTTAAAATAATATTATGCTATAGGGAAAAAATCGTCTATTAACATATGGACCAAACATGACCGAATCATGTTGATGTGACAATAGCAATGATGTCACGTGCACGTACATACCTATCACCTATACCAATTTACCTAGTTCGGTTAGAGCAGTCATAATGTGTAGTCAAATGTAATTCTATATTTGCCCAAAGCTTTTAGATAGTTTCCTCCGCCGTGGAGGTTGTTCCAAACCACCGTGGAGGTTGTTCCAAAACGACAAAAATTAAGAAGCGGTGCAATTCCTTGCTCCGAACCAAATATCCATTTTAGCTTTTGAAACTAGTTTCCTAGACTATAAGAGTAGTTTTATATATTGTAGCTTTAGGGTAGCTTCAACGGACGATGCATTTTGGATATAATTTATTTTCGTTTGTATTGGACATGGACACAAAAAGTGGTCACATGTCCGTATGCGTTTGCTCCTTTCTAGCCCCAGAAACGTATTTTTTAACCGCAAAAGCCCTGCCATGCAATAATTAGGGAGGAGAGAGAAAAGAGATGTTTTTTTATGTGTACAAGAATGACCAGCACATAAGCATGCATGCAGGTCAAAAGAGGCGCAAATGCATTCATGCTGCATATTTGCTCCACATTTACGTTAGAACGGATGTTGCGGTCATTTTACATCTAGCCGATGGAGAGCGCATTTTTTTGTCCGCGCGACATAAAAAGACGCTTTTAGTCCGTTTACATCgctccgttggagatgcccttaggtagGAATAGATATGACATTTTTAACCAGATTTTATCCAGTGTTGGCACCCAGTACAGATATTTGACCATGCCAATATTGTAGAGGTGTTTCCAAATTTTACTATGACAATGTTGTGGATGCTTTTACTCAGGCTCGTAAAGAATGTCTCTCCtttatctaaatttgaatgtatgtgtatagatacatctaaatttaaatataATTAAAATATTTTTTATGTAAAAAGTGGGTAGTTGGTTTCAGTTCGATTTCTCTCGTAATGACGTATTATGTGCGTTTAGTATTGTAGTAGATGTTTATGCTTTTTATACATAGTAAAAGTGAAAATCGAAAGTAGTGAAAAGTGCAATCTTTGAAACCTCTAAAAATTATCAGATTTTGTTATTTGTTGTGCAGTCTAAAATATATAAAAAAAATGAGTTTTTACATGTTGGTAGAATACATAATTATCAACatctaaaaaaattcaaaatcttTTGGAACTTCAAAAGGTCATTTTTAATTTGTTTCATCAAACCGTCTATGTGTAGCCCGAGCTACATTTACAGTTTCCATCCTCTATACTTGTTATATTGGTTATAGCAGTAAATTAATCGTGAATCTTTCTTTGTTGTAGGTGGCACCTGATACCCCGGGAGTAAAGTTAGCAGCTTTCACAGAACGTGATGAGATTCTAAATGATGAGTTTGACAAGGAATTTCCTGTGCTAGTACGCGTTACAGCACCGGCCACATTCGACGCCACAGACGTCGATTTTGTGGCAGTGCTTGACATGAGCGCAAGCATGACAAGAGAGAGGCTTCAGAATGTGAAGAAAGCCATGCTAGCCGTGATAAAAGATCTTGGCCCGAGAGATCGTTTCTCTATGCTGTCATTCAGTAGCGAAGTGCAGAGCCGTACAGAACTCACTGAAATGTCTCTTAATGGTAAAGAAGCTGCAAGCTCTATGGTCCAAAATTTAGTCACCGGGGGGAAGACTGACATGGGTGCAGCACTGCAGCAAGCTGCAAAAGTACGTTTTTTTTACAAGCTTGTTAATATTCGACTATTTATCTTTGGGAGTTGTCAACATTTGCTAATTTTCTCGTTCTTCCGCTCCAGATTCTGAAGGGCAGGAAAATGCATGACTGCATCAACCGCGAATGCTTAACTGTCTTCATCTCGGCCGGCAAAGATGATTCGGTCTACACAAAGCCAATCAACCATGGGTTCCCGGTTCACACCATTGGTTTAGATGCCGAACATGACCCTAAGGTAATGGACCACATCGCTCAAAACACATGTGGCACATACTCTTATATATACAGGGATATGGATGCTATGGGGTCTACTCTCAAGGAGTTGATCCAGGTCCAGCGATCTGTCATCGCAAGGAATGCCGAGATCAAGTTACAGACTCAGGACGGTGTCACAATATCGTCAATCAAGTCTGGTGGCCACAAGAACTGTGTCACTAATAGCAAGCAGTCTGTAATTGAGATCAGCCGCCTGTATGCTAGTCAGGTCAGCGATTTCATCGTCTACCTCACAGTCATGAAGGGGAAGACGCTGACTATGGCGGAGAAATTTAAAACAGGCGGGGGTGGTAGCAAGATGCAGCTGATGACCGTCAGCATTACAAATGTTTCTGCTGATCCGGTGGTTGTGTCAGTCAAACGGCCAGAAATAAGCTATGGTGCTAAGTATTGTCCTCTGGTTGCAGCGGAACTTTACCGCCTTGCACTGGTGCTTGCTATCTCTACCCTGGCAGAGCCTACTGCGGATGGTTTGCAGAAAATACGGAATAAGTACCTCACACCTCAACAGCACCGCATGTACAGCAAGTGGGAGTTCCAGAAAGATATCTTGGAAATGCAGAAGGGTATTTTGGATGCCAACAAGCACAAGATGCAGGGCCTTCCATACATGCTCTCGTGGCTATCGTCTCACAATTGGCAGCGTCCAACAGCCAAGGGATCACCACATATGTCTGATAATTTCTTACCAAGAAGTACAatgcaacaacaacaccaacaacagcagcagcaacaacaacaacaatatcaTCGGCAACAAAAACATCATCAACAAACAATGTTTACAGAAATATTACTATTGCTTCCCTGTGCCATATCAGCTTTGGTCATTTTTGTTCTGGCTGTCTTTTTGGGTCTCCATACTGCAATACTGAGCCTGATGCAATCCCTGCACCTGAGGATATTGTCCATCACCGGGACAACGGTTATAAACCATATCATGCAGTATTTGTACTCGGTAAGTGCGTGTGTGTGTTCATAATTTTTTGCGTCCGCTTATTTTCATTGTGCATTTTGATGTTGTAGCACATAACAGAGAACCACGTAGCAATATATCCACATATCATTTGTGTACATCAACGCAACATACATACATGCTCTAACTAAATTCGTTCTGAGTAGGCGGTGATGTACTCAAGCATCCTTGGAGCATTTTCCTCGTTTATCCCGTCAGGAATTTCCTCATCAATCCCTGTTCTCCAGCAGAAAGCTGAGGGAGTAGACAAAGAGGTATGCAATCAACAACCCCTTTTAACAAACATCAGACAATAAAAACCCACATATTCCTGAACTCGGATAATGTCTGCAGGATATTAAGGTTTTCACCAATACCTTTCTTCGAGAGGGTGCCAACATGGCTGCAAATCCAAAGACTTGTGAAGGAACAGCTGGCATATTAAGCGGCAAAATTACAGTGCAAGGCGGTTTTGTTTTCACAAGCTAAAGTTGTCAACTACACATGCAATAAGTGAACGATTTCCCCACAGTTGCGGCATGCTCAAGAGCTTGCAATCATGTATCGGTTCATACGTGAAGACATTTTTATCTCCGTTGGTTATTGTTTAGCTTTTATATTTATTATCAAACCATGCTACTTGGCAAATGTACCTTGTTATATGTCAGTGATACATTGATATGTCCCGTGGGAAAACACTAGGGTAATTACATCACACCTATATTCATGTTCTTATTGTCtatttaataaattgttatttcagCGTGCATGGAATATATGTCTGACTCGTTGAACGAATTATTTAGCTAATGGTACTTATTCGTTATTAGTAAGTGTGCACGTTCACCCACATCTGAATTTCCGCACAAAATTCTTTTGTAAAACAACATTTAAAACCAACCTAATTAGTTTGAACAGGCAACATCAACTGATTTTGATAGTCCTTAACTTCTGTAATAAGTTGTGACACTTGCATTGGTTCGGCATGGATCTTTTGTAATAAGTGGCATAACAAACGAAGATGTGTTCTGCTTTGTTGGGTTCACGAGTGTGCGCTTTAATCTTAACCAAGATTAAAAATCTTAGTACACATGTCAAAATGTTGTGTGCATCCCTGGTTGGTGCAGAGGCCGGGAAGTGAAATTCTCCCCATTTTAAGGTGGTTGCGGCTGTGTGGAGCTGAACTTTTACTTTCTTTAATATATGTattagtgttatcaccagaatttgaccggatcagaggtgggccgcgattggagatgggcttgaagaatatacatggaaggaatacatgaatcggccttatatgcaaagtttgggctagtttgcccgtgtatctgtaatatagtaggatacgtgtcgattagatagagtttggctcgtgcccggttgggattattcccacgttagaaagtctacggactataaatatgtatctagggtttatgaaataaacaacaatcacgttcaccacaaaccaatctaggcgcatcgccaactcccttgtctcgagggtttcttccggataagcatcatgctgcctagatcgcatcttgcgatcta
This region of Lolium perenne isolate Kyuss_39 chromosome 2, Kyuss_2.0, whole genome shotgun sequence genomic DNA includes:
- the LOC127322789 gene encoding uncharacterized protein, translated to MRMPWSTKVAPDTPGVKLAAFTERDEILNDEFDKEFPVLVRVTAPATFDATDVDFVAVLDMSASMTRERLQNVKKAMLAVIKDLGPRDRFSMLSFSSEVQSRTELTEMSLNGKEAASSMVQNLVTGGKTDMGAALQQAAKILKGRKMHDCINRECLTVFISAGKDDSVYTKPINHGFPVHTIGLDAEHDPKVMDHIAQNTCGTYSYIYRDMDAMGSTLKELIQVQRSVIARNAEIKLQTQDGVTISSIKSGGHKNCVTNSKQSVIEISRLYASQVSDFIVYLTVMKGKTLTMAEKFKTGGGGSKMQLMTVSITNVSADPVVVSVKRPEISYGAKYCPLVAAELYRLALVLAISTLAEPTADGLQKIRNKYLTPQQHRMYSKWEFQKDILEMQKGILDANKHKMQGLPYMLSWLSSHNWQRPTAKGSPHMSDNFLPRSTMQQQHQQQQQQQQQQYHRQQKHHQQTMFTEILLLLPCAISALVIFVLAVFLGLHTAILSLMQSLHLRILSITGTTVINHIMQYLYSAVMYSSILGAFSSFIPSGISSSIPVLQQKAEGVDKEDIKVFTNTFLREGANMAANPKTCEGTAGILSGKITVQGGFVFTS